In Ilumatobacter fluminis, the following proteins share a genomic window:
- a CDS encoding bifunctional alpha/beta hydrolase/OsmC family protein, which translates to MPTPRQRVTFPGALGHELAARLDLPAGPPKAYALFAHCFTCGKDLRAATSIAAGLTDAGFAVLRFDFTGLGGSEGEFENTNFTSNVDDLVAAAAWLRVEYRAPQLLVGHSLGGAAVVVAADRIPEVRAVATIGAPSESGHVNQLFVDSADEIEQRGSADVELAGRRFTITKQLVDDLRSGRVVEAAGELHRPLMVLHSPIDNVVGVDHAAALFRAARHPRSFVSLDGADHLLGDVADAVYAAKTIGTWAERYLVDESGVKPPPPASAPVMVSETGQGKFLNHVVVGEHRFLADEPESMGGFDAGPSPYDLLGAALGACTSMTIRMYADHKGYPLGRVTVDVSHDKVHVDDAGNVVEGRDGKIDRFRRSITVDGDLDEQLRANVLRIADKCPVHRTLERTSRIETGLSE; encoded by the coding sequence ATGCCGACCCCTCGTCAACGCGTCACGTTCCCGGGTGCGCTCGGGCACGAACTCGCCGCACGTCTCGATCTGCCGGCGGGCCCACCGAAGGCGTACGCGCTCTTCGCGCACTGCTTCACGTGTGGCAAGGACCTGCGCGCCGCCACGTCGATCGCGGCGGGCCTGACCGACGCGGGCTTCGCCGTGCTCCGGTTCGACTTCACCGGGCTCGGTGGGAGCGAGGGCGAGTTCGAGAACACGAACTTCACGTCGAACGTCGACGATCTCGTCGCCGCAGCGGCCTGGCTCCGTGTGGAGTACCGGGCTCCGCAGTTGCTCGTCGGTCACTCGCTCGGTGGGGCGGCCGTCGTGGTCGCCGCCGACCGGATTCCCGAGGTGCGCGCCGTCGCCACCATCGGGGCACCGTCCGAGTCGGGGCACGTCAATCAGCTGTTCGTCGACTCCGCCGACGAGATCGAGCAACGCGGGAGTGCCGACGTCGAGTTGGCGGGGCGACGCTTCACCATCACCAAGCAGTTGGTCGACGATCTCCGTTCGGGCCGGGTCGTCGAGGCGGCCGGTGAGCTGCACCGACCGCTCATGGTGCTCCACTCACCGATCGACAACGTCGTCGGCGTCGACCACGCCGCCGCCCTGTTCCGGGCCGCACGGCACCCACGCAGCTTCGTCTCGTTGGACGGAGCCGATCACCTGCTCGGTGACGTCGCCGATGCGGTCTACGCCGCGAAGACCATCGGCACCTGGGCCGAGCGCTATCTCGTCGACGAGAGTGGCGTGAAGCCGCCACCGCCGGCGTCTGCGCCGGTGATGGTCAGCGAGACCGGCCAGGGCAAATTCCTCAACCACGTCGTCGTGGGTGAACACCGGTTCCTGGCCGACGAACCCGAGTCGATGGGTGGGTTCGACGCCGGACCGAGCCCGTACGACCTGCTCGGTGCGGCGCTCGGCGCCTGCACGTCGATGACCATCCGGATGTACGCCGACCACAAGGGCTACCCGCTCGGCCGGGTGACCGTCGACGTGTCGCACGACAAGGTCCACGTCGACGATGCCGGGAACGTGGTCGAGGGCCGAGACGGCAAGATCGACCGGTTCCGGCGGTCGATCACCGTCGACGGCGATCTCGACGAGCAGCTCCGGGCGAACGTGCTCCGGATCGCCGACAAGTGCCCCGTCCACCGAACGCTCGAACGCACGAGCCGGATCGAGACGGGGCTGTCGGAGTAG
- a CDS encoding PAC2 family protein, producing MNVDDVLELETTGLTELRSPVMLIGLTGLFDIGGAATTALDRFAPADTAITVGEIDPDPFYDFTQERPLVEFDERDIRVIRWPENRFDVVSGRGGRDLVVLLGVEPHLYWRTYADCIVRVARQLGCEAVVTVGSSAEAVPHSRTPLVTGSTTDADLARSLGIGQPSYQGVTGVVGVVQTALAEAGLPSVSLRVGIPHYLMNAEHPQAVAALQTHLSHVLGVPVPDDDGELVADIGRWRTLHDEVVENDPQLQMYVRMLEADHDRKAEAAIPSADDLGAEFERFLDEQRGDE from the coding sequence GTGAACGTCGACGACGTGCTCGAACTGGAGACCACCGGGCTGACCGAGCTGCGGTCGCCCGTGATGCTGATCGGCCTCACCGGGCTGTTCGACATCGGCGGCGCCGCCACGACGGCGCTCGACCGCTTCGCTCCCGCCGACACGGCGATCACGGTCGGCGAGATCGACCCCGATCCGTTCTACGACTTCACCCAGGAACGACCGCTCGTCGAGTTCGACGAGCGGGACATCCGGGTGATCCGCTGGCCCGAGAACCGCTTCGACGTCGTATCGGGCCGCGGCGGCCGCGATCTCGTCGTGCTGCTCGGCGTCGAGCCGCATCTGTACTGGCGCACGTACGCCGACTGCATCGTCCGCGTCGCCCGACAGCTCGGATGCGAGGCGGTCGTCACCGTCGGGTCGTCGGCCGAGGCCGTCCCCCACTCCCGCACCCCGCTCGTCACCGGCAGCACCACCGATGCCGATCTGGCCCGGTCGCTCGGCATCGGCCAGCCGTCGTACCAGGGCGTCACCGGCGTCGTCGGCGTCGTCCAGACCGCTCTGGCCGAGGCCGGCCTGCCGTCGGTGTCGTTGCGTGTCGGCATCCCGCACTATCTGATGAACGCCGAGCATCCCCAAGCCGTCGCGGCACTCCAGACGCACCTGTCGCACGTGCTCGGCGTGCCCGTCCCCGACGACGACGGTGAGCTGGTCGCCGACATCGGGCGGTGGCGCACGTTGCACGACGAGGTCGTCGAGAACGACCCGCAACTCCAGATGTACGTCCGGATGCTCGAGGCCGACCACGACCGCAAGGCCGAGGCGGCGATCCCGAGCGCCGACGATCTCGGCGCCGAGTTCGAACGATTCCTCGACGAACAACGCGGCGACGAGTAG
- the serC gene encoding phosphoserine transaminase, translating to MLPADGRFGCGPSKVRPEQIDAIVAGASTIMGTSHRKPQVKNLVGSVRAGLTDLFSLPDGWEIVLGNGGTTVFWDAATFGLVDQRSQHLVFGEFSSKFAKACAEAPHIGDPTVIESDTGTHPLPTAEAGVDLYALTHNETSTGVAMTPTRPDGADAGSLVAVDATSAAGGLRWNTDDVDVYYFAPQKCFAADGGLWLAACSPAAIDRIERIASSDRWVPASIDLGIALSNSTSNQTYNTPAVATLIMLDAQLRWMNANGGLEWCAGRSDQSAATMYGWAEASSYATPFVADPAQRSSVVATIDLDDSVSADDVNAALRANGILDTDSYRKLGRNQLRVGMFPAIDPTDIEALTACIDGVVEQLA from the coding sequence ATGTTGCCCGCCGACGGACGCTTCGGTTGCGGCCCGTCCAAGGTCCGCCCCGAGCAGATCGACGCCATCGTCGCCGGCGCCTCCACGATCATGGGGACGTCCCACCGCAAGCCGCAGGTCAAGAACCTCGTCGGTTCGGTCCGGGCGGGGCTCACCGACCTGTTCTCGCTCCCCGACGGGTGGGAGATCGTGCTCGGCAACGGTGGCACCACCGTGTTCTGGGACGCCGCCACGTTCGGCCTGGTCGACCAGCGCAGCCAGCACCTCGTGTTCGGCGAGTTCTCCTCGAAGTTCGCGAAGGCGTGCGCCGAGGCGCCACACATCGGCGACCCGACGGTGATCGAGAGCGACACGGGCACCCACCCGCTCCCCACCGCCGAGGCGGGTGTCGACCTGTACGCCCTGACCCACAACGAGACCTCGACCGGCGTCGCCATGACCCCGACCCGCCCCGACGGCGCCGACGCCGGCTCGCTCGTCGCCGTCGACGCCACCTCGGCCGCCGGTGGCCTCCGCTGGAACACCGACGACGTCGACGTCTACTACTTCGCCCCGCAGAAGTGCTTCGCCGCCGACGGTGGCCTCTGGCTCGCGGCCTGCTCCCCCGCCGCCATCGACCGGATCGAGCGGATCGCATCGAGCGACCGCTGGGTGCCGGCGTCGATCGACCTCGGCATCGCGCTGAGCAACAGCACCTCGAACCAGACGTACAACACGCCGGCCGTCGCGACCCTGATCATGCTCGACGCCCAGCTCCGGTGGATGAACGCCAACGGTGGGCTCGAGTGGTGTGCGGGCCGCTCCGACCAGTCGGCGGCGACGATGTACGGCTGGGCCGAGGCGTCGTCGTACGCCACCCCGTTCGTCGCCGACCCGGCGCAGCGATCGTCCGTCGTCGCGACGATCGATCTCGACGACTCGGTCTCGGCCGACGACGTCAATGCGGCCCTCCGGGCGAACGGAATCCTCGACACCGACAGCTACCGCAAGCTCGGCCGCAACCAGCTCCGTGTCGGCATGTTCCCGGCGATCGACCCCACCGACATCGAGGCGCTCACCGCCTGCATCGACGGCGTCGTCGAACAACTCGCCTGA